In Zygosaccharomyces rouxii strain CBS732 chromosome A complete sequence, the genomic window CGAATATCCCACAAGCCCCGCGCAATTCCTACGTGAGCTCCTCCCATTATATTTAAATATATCCGTATGCATGACTCATCAACCCAGTCTATATATTGGTTGCCGAATCGGCCcgcttttcttttttcttttcttatTCCTCGTCCatcgtttctttttttggTTCCTCCTGTTTTCCATTCCCCCTCTCCGCTGCTTGCTCTCAAATTGTAGCCGTGCGGGTCATAACCATGATATAAAGAGGACATCCTCTGGGTGAAAGGTCGATGAGAGTAGCGATGAGATGCTGTTTTAGTTATGGGATGAGATACGATGAATAAGATGTTTAGATCGTTGGCGGGCTTCGCTAGAAGAAGTCCTAGCTTAAAGACTACTGTACAATCTAGATGTTTCGCTAGCGGCAAGACGGCTGAAGCCGCTGCCGCCGCGGGTGCTAAACCATCACTTCTTCGTAGAGGTGGTAAATTAGCACTACACGCAGCCCTTTACAGTGCATTAGCAGGTACTGCATACGTTTCCTATGAGCTTTACAGGGAATCTAACCCTTTACCACAAGTAGCACAATCTGCTACTTTTGCCGATGGTTCCCCACGTAAGACTATTGTCATTCTAGGTTCCGGTTGGGGTTCAGCCTcccttttgaaaaacctGGATACTTCTCTTTACAATGTGGTTTTAGTATCTCCTCGTAACTACTTCTTATTTACACCTTTGTTGCCTTCTACCCCTGTTGGGACTGTGGAATTAAAGTCTATTGTGGAACCAATTAGAAGTATTGCTAGACGCGCGCCTGGTGAAGTTCATTACTATGAAGCAGAAGCGTTAGATGTGGACCCACAGGACAAAACCGTTAAGATCCAGTCTGTGAACAAGGATCAAGAGTACactttggatttgaaatatgatTATTTGGTTTACGGTGTTGGTGCACAACCAACTACTTTCAATACTCCAGGTGTTTATGAGAATGCATCTTTCTTAAAGGAAATCTCTGACGCTCAAGAGATTCGTGTTAAAATTATGACTGCCATCGAGAAAGCTGCTactttatcaccatctGATCCTGAACGTCAAAGACTTTTGACTTTTGTcgttgttggtggtggtccCACTGGTGTGGAACTTGCAgctgaattgaaagattatgtggatcaagatttaaaaaaatggatGCCCGGTTTGTCTAAGGAAATTAAAGTCACTTTGGCGGAAGCTCTACCTAACATTTTAAACATGTTTGATAGATCATTGGTGGAATACGCTCAGGACTTGTTTAAGCAAGAAAAGATCGATTTATGGTTGAATACAATGGTTAAAAGTGTTGATAAGACTCACATCAGAGCTAAATGTGGAGATGAGATGATTGAAGTCCCTTACGGTGTCTTAGTTTGGGCTACTGGTAATGCTCCTCGCGATGTGACCAAGAACCTGATGAACAAATTAGAACCGCAGGACTCAAGACGTGGTTTATTAATCAATGAGAAATTACAGTTATTGGGTGCCGAGGATTCTATTTTTGCCATTGGTGATTGCACTTTCTACCCAGGTCTTTTCCCAACAGCTCAGGTGGCTCATCAAGAAGGTGAATACTTGGCAAAGGCCCTCAAGAAAATCCACGGAGTAGACCAGCTAAAATGGCAAATCGCACAAGCTGCTGAAGAAGACAAACAGATGTTAGAATCTCGTCTAGACAAATTACAAGGTGATTTTGAACACTTCAAATACAACCACATGGGTGCTCTAGCATACATCGGTAAGGAGAAAGCTATTGCTGATGTTTCCTTCGGTCAATCCCAATACAAATTGGCCGGCTCTTTCACATTTTTGTTCTGGAAGAGCGCTTATCTCGCCATGTGTCTTTCTTTCCGCAACAGAGTCTTGGTTGCCATGGATTGGTGCAAAGTGTACTTCTTAGGTAGAGACTCTAGCGTTTAATCGGCTAAACGATAACGATGAGTTACTCCAACATACAATGCTAATATTATTTACGTCTCTTATGTTTAATTCTGTGTATAGTTTGTATTTTAATCtttgtaataataatactactactactattatcattatctCATCCTTATACTTCGCTCGCGTAGGAAACATAAAGTTTAAAAACTTAGTACTGAACTTCTAGGGCAGCGAATAATCAAATTAAAGAGCTCAAGGGGATGATGGATACCACAACAGCTGATCGAGTTCTTAAGCTACCGATAGATTCACCATTTGATACGCATCGACAGCCTGAAAGAAATGACGACccaaatcaaaattctgATAAAAGGCCGTTGGTAACTACTGTTACTGACCAATCTTTGAGtgcagctgcagctgcagTAGCGTCTGTACAGGATACATGGGGTGAAAACTTTAATGAACCACTACCTACTAATAAGGAAGATCGTATTAAGCAGGCCTTAGAGTTCATGAGAGGTGAAAGGCAAGCATTTGCAGCTGATAAGAATATCAAGAAACATTCTATTAGACAAATAGCGATGTTCTTTCAAGTGCCAAAATCAACACTTTATGACAGGTTAAAGAACAAATCTGTAGATCCTCAAGTGAGTGATGGACGTATCTACATGGGTCCCGCCTATTCGGTTTCTTCAAGGGCTCATAGTCAAcagatgaaattatcaCCAGAAAAAGAGGTGGCGCTATTAGATCAACTACACCATTTGTGCCATGCCCTAGGTAACACTTTAAATCTGACCCACATTAGAGATTTCATAGTATCGTTAGTGGATGGGATCTCATTGGGTAAGAAATGGGTCCATAATTTTAACAGGAGACATGATGACGCCATTATTTATGGTACAACTTCAAGCCACTACAACGTAAGAATGttcaattctaaatcttctaggtcaaactttgaaaatctATGGAAATGCTTTGTTCCATTACTACAAGAACGGATTAGACAGATACCGCCCTCACAACCTTTTTACTACATTACGAGAGCTTGTTTCCATCAAGCTTCAATGTCCAGCATCTTTACATGTTTTAAAATAATGCCAGAAGATGCATCTATCAGTTTACTTTGCCCGCCCAGAGTAATAGTATTCCCAGATTATTTTGGTAAAGTTTATCTACAATTAAGAGATTTAAAAAATGATGAGAACCATTTTCGCGATGTCGATGAGGATGTAGAAGATCACAGTAGTGCAAGCAGTAGTAGTGTTAGTGAATCAGGTGGTAGAGGTGACAAGTTGGAAAAAGATCACAGCAATGTAGATCACAATAGGATTAACAGTCAAgagaaattacaaaaagaatttaaacacaaaaaattaaatgatGTATTTCAACGAATTTATACAGAATGTTGTTCTCAAGGTTCAAATCAAGATGACGTTCCACTAGTAATCTTTGAAGGTTTTGAAGATCGTTACAACTGGGATCCAATCACATGTCGATCAATGGTAGTTTTGGGCAAATTTCTAGCATTACCTTGGAATCAACAAGTCTTACAAAGGCTAGTCATTACAGAATTGCAACCTGTGGTAGAAGAACTCGCTCAGAGTGCTTCGATAACGGCAACTCAATTACCGTCTATGGAACTCGATTTAGGTCGTATGGAATTAGACTTGGATCCGTTTATGCATTCTTTGAGGCGGCTCCTACAATCACACACGGAAGTGCTACCTACAAGTTTAAACCATAACGGAGTTTTAGTTAATGATCTCTTTTCATCTGCACTTCCAcaatcaccaccaccacccCCTCAAACGGCGGCAACggcatcaacaacaacgacaaCAGCACCAACAACAGACCATCACCAAGCAGAAAATTCTACATCCGGTAATATTTTCGAGGATTCAACACTATCACAATTACAAGAAGTATTAGGTCTTATCGAACATAACGAATCACAGATCTACAGAGAACTACCCGACGGATCAAGTTCGAAAGCAGTAATACaacaaatttttaacaaaatCAGAGGAATCTTACCGCaataatgaagaatatTACATCCCGGAAATTAAGAATATCATAATACCACAGCATTTCTATTACTATGACTAAAATGTCGTAATCATGGTTACCCGCCATTGGACGTATAAAGTTATGTTTTTCGAGTACGTGtagagaaaaaaaatttgactTCATCTAATCTTAAGAGAACTTCGTGTTGTTGACCGTGCGGAGCAAGGGTATATATTTAAAAGGTTCTCCTAGAAACGCGTCGAGGTCATTCCCAAGAGATATATTAAGGCCTATTCCCATCCttatttgattcaattATCAATTTACATTTATCCTATTGGCGAACCAATTGTCCttttattgaatttttaataCCATGTCTCACGAAGGggaagaagatttattGGAATACTCTGATAACGAACAAGAGATTCAAGTTGCCAACAAGGCTGAAGGCGGAGCCGATGCAGCCGGTGGTGAGGGTACCAATGGTGCAGAAGGTACCAATGGCGATGCGGACAAGAAAGGGTCATATGTGGGGATTCATTCCACCGGGTTTAaagattttcttttgaagcCTGAACTTTCAAGAGCCATTATCGATTGTGGGTTTGAACATCCTTCCGAAGTTCAACAACATACTATCCCACAATCTATCCATGGTACAGATGTTTTATGCCAAGCTAAATCTGGTCTTGGTAAAACAGCTGTTTTCGTTTTGTCCACTTTACAACAATTGGATCCCGTTCCTGGTGAAGTCGCCGTTGTGGTTATTTGTAATGCTAGAGAATTGGCATACCAAATCAGAAACGAATATTTGagattttccaaatatatGCCAGATGTGAAGACTGCAGTGTTTTACGGTGGTACTCCAATTTCCAAGGATGcagatttgttgaaaaacAAGGAAACAGCACCTCATATCGTAGTGGCAACACCAGGTCGTCTCAAGGCTTTAGTTAGAGACAAGTTAATTGACCTTTCACATGTCAAAAACTTTGTCATTGATGAATGTgataaagttttggaagaattggatatgAGAAGAGATGTGCAAGAAATCTTTAGGGCAACACCAAGAGATAAACAAGTGATGATGTTTTCAGCAACTCTTTCACAAGAAATTAGACCTATCTGTAGAAGGTTTTTGCAAAATCCATTAGAAATctttgttgatgatgaagccAAATTGACATTACATGGTTTACAGCAATACTATATTAAATTGgatgaaaaggagaagaaCCGTAAATTAGCACAATTGTTGgatgatttagaatttaACCAAGTGATAATTTTCGTTAGATCGACTGCAAGGGCTAATGAATTGACTAAATTGTTAAATGCTTCCAATTTCCCAGCAATTACAGTTCATGGTCACATGAAACAGGAGGAACGTATTGCTCGTTACAAGGcatttaaagattttgaaaaaagaatctGTGTCTCTACAGATGTTTTCGGTAGAGGTATTGATATTGAACGTATCAACTTAGCTCTAAATTACGATTTGACAACTGAAGCAGATCAATATCTGCATCGTGTTGGTAGAGCTGGTAGATTTGGTACTAAGGGTTTGGCCATCTCATTTATCTCTTCCaatgaagacgaagaagtTTTAAACAAAATTCAAGAACGTTTTGACGTTAAGATCGCTGAATTCCCAGAGGAAGGTATCGATCCATCTACTTATTTGAACAATTAAGGTTTGTAATATCTAAGTACcaagaataaaagaaaaattaacTGAGAATTCCCGAAAcaaaaaatgatgaattgaaggaTCAAAGGATAATAAAAGTTACAAATGTATACCCGCTTATAAAATGAAACAAAAAGGACAAAATATGAAGATTGCGTGTTCGCTCGTAGATCTATTCAATATCTTTAACAGTACCATCTACGGTACTAAACCGTTTCATTTTTGGCATTTGGATCGGTAATTGCTTTAGAAAGTTACTGTGATTACCATTCCCCGTCGATGTAGATCTTGGTTCACCGGATTGACCATTTATAGATTCTGAATTGGGAATCGCCACACTGACATTTGGACTATGTAATATTTCAGGTTCGGTCGTATTGCAATCCGCAGGCCCCTTCAAGCCACTATTATTCGCCTGTATAGTTGTTTGATTTGCggaatcttcatcaacttcatcatttAATACTTGTGACGCTAACATGCCTAAAGTTCTTAACATATCTGATGCCTTTTCCTTGTTCGACGTTGATGATACCGCCGTCGGTGTATTTGATGCAGAGCTTGGCTTCAAAACCCTATTAGGTGCGctattattactattttgattcttactattattattattcttgttattattattactattatcatcattaatttTTGGAGTATCCGAAATGGAATGTTCATTTAAAATTCTCATCAGTCTATTAATCTCTctgttcttttcaataattttatttttatatttAGCCACCTTACCATCTTTAGTCTGTATTCTTTTAATTAAATGTTCCCTCTCTAAAAACAATTGACATTTCTTCCTTTCAAATTGCTgcttctttaaattttcttccacttcataTCTCGATTGAACATCACCACTATTAGATTTAAGAatcatattcttcaattttaacTGTTGATTTTGTCTAACGCTTTGATTTAAAACGTGAATTAATGAACTTACAACAGCGTTAATATCTCTGGGTGGAATAAATTTATCATATTTGGCATCTAGGATTCCATTTAATACTTgttttgaattttcttGGTCCTGTAAATTACTACTACTCGTCTCATTTTCACTATCTTGTTGTTCAAATACCCGCATTAATTTCATCCCACTAGCTATAGCCATTTGTAGCTCTTCATTACTGACGCCATTCTCGTTTTCGTTTTCCCAATGAAATGAAGTTTGTGAAGACGTTGAAATGTCTCTAGTATTATCATTTGTAGTCGTTGAAGTATCCACCATCGAATGTCTCAATaaacaataacaataacaataaaCAATAAACAATACAAGTGGAAGCTCTTAGATTTTTTATCAGTACCTTGGAACTAGTGTTGTAAATCCTTGAAATGGTCCTACACGCGTATTAAACACTATAACGACCCTCAAGGACTCCAAACCTCGAGGAATCGTGAATCTTTTGAAGGATTTACCCAGATCTTCAACTATATGGTGTTGAGTCCATTATGTTTCGCGTTCCACGTAAGAAGCCATCCTGACGCGTAAACTGTCGCGATGAGTTTATAAATTGCATAGTAAGgtataataataatataacTGATGAGCACGATAATACGAAAAAAATATTGTCTGGCTAAGCAAGCGTTACTTAGTACCCTAGTATTAAATTATACAGTAGTTGTAATGTAGTACAGTAAAGTTGAGAAACGAAACCACCACCACATGCATATATCTTTTTAACGGTAGGATTTTTGGAATCTGGAACGAGCACCTTTACCACCGAATTTCTTGGGCTCTGGTCTTCTGGAGTCGGCAATCAACAAAGTTCTGTCGTAAGAGGTGAAAGCCTTCTTCAATTCGTTCTTAGATTGTTCATCAACGTATTTTTGGTGGTAAGCAACAAGACCCTTTGCAATTGCTTGTCTGATAGCGTAAACTTGAGAGACGTGACCACCACCGGAGATTCTAACTCTGATGTCAACGTTGGCGAATTTGTCCAAGCCTACCAACAACAATGGTTCGTAAACTTTGAATCTCAAAATCTCAGGTTCAACCAAAGTAATTGGAGAACCGTTGACCTTGATCAAACCTTTACCGGCCTTAACATGGGCGACGGCAGTAGcagatttcttcttaccaaaGGTCTGTTAAAACGGGGAATTAAACGTTAGtaattcattcaaaaaaCAGATTACAGGGGAACAGTGACACAAGTTCACTCGGTTTCACTCATAACATACTTGCACACTGGGCACAGCAGACATCTTGCttaattttctttattattgTCGGTATTATTGATGATAtctgttgaaatttcaGTATGgtatacttttgaaaatgttgCGTCAGAGACTGCGTCGGTAAGGGAAGGGTGAGAGGTCCGAGGTCTCGTGAGAGTGCGAGTGCGAGTAGAAGGGACGATGCTAGGGACAGGTGGGAGGGAGAGGAAGCGTTGGAGGGGAACCTGGTGGGAGGAAGCCAAGAGTTAGGCGGAGGGGAATGAGCGTACCGTAGCAGGACGTGCCCTCTACGCTAGGGAGGAATGTCATCAGAGCGAGCGTTCCGTATCCGACGCAAAAAgcctttgaagaaaaagttAGTTAGGATGTAAGGATGTAAGATTTCTAGCAGTCACTCTTAAACAAGTGACTGTCTCAAATTATACACCTGTACACCATATAagttttttaaaaaaagtTTCTGCGTGGATAACTTCGCTTGGTACGCGTCCTGTACGACGCAGAAAAAAACCCTCTCTAGACAGGAAATCCTGCCTAGTACTCGCTAGACGCCCGCCCAGCACTCCCTCTAGCATTCCAATTCGCTCTGCCTAGCTCCTCCTAGCATTCCACCTAGCGCCCCCGCCTGCGAGCCGCTCCTCCAGATTGGCAACTAGCAGGAAAGTCCCAGCTCAGTGTAGCGGAACGCTTCGGCGACTGACGACGCAGTTTGACAAAATAGTCCGTACACATTAGCGATATTCAATCGTATTATCACAATTATTCCAAGGTAGTAGAGCAGGAATCAAGCAAAAATGGCTGTCCACCACAACCAACCAATTTTGAACCCTCATTTCAGAAAGCACTGGCAAGAACGTGTCAAGGTGCACTTCGATCAAGCTGGTAAGAAGGCTTCTAGACGTGATACCAGAATTGCCAAGGCTGCCCAAATTGCTCCAAGACCTTTGGATCTATTGAGACCTGTGGTTAGAGCTCCAACTGTCAAATACAACAGAAAGGTTAGAGCTGGTAGAGGTTTCACCTTCCAAGAAGTTAAAGCCGCAGGTTTGACTCCAACTTACGCTAGAACCGTTGGTATTGCTGTGGACCACAGACGTGTTAACAGAaaccaagaaatctttgacGCTAATGTCCAAAGATTGAAGGAATACCAATCTAAGTTGATCGTTTTCCCAAGAAACGGTAAGGCTCCTGAAGCTAACCAAGTCTTATCTACTGCTGCTACCTTCCCAATTGTCCAACCAGCTACTGACGTGGAAGCTAGAGCTGTGGAAgatgatggtaaatctGCCTTCAGAACTTTGAGATTGGCTAGATCTGATAAGAAGTTCAAGGGTATCAGAGAAAAGAGAGCTAAGGAAAAGgctgaagctgaagctgaaaagaagaaataagCTAATTAGCTCCTGGTCCCCTAAACTGTTTATGTACATTGTATAATGGGAAGTTATATCATTAATAGCACTAGCTCCAGTTGTGACTAACATTTGAGACGTTCTTATCAAATTTATTATGCCGTGTTAACATTACATGTTGATTCTatttattaatattatcaaaCACTCGATCAATCAACGACGAgttaatttttcttctagATGAAAGATACTGCTCGATTAAATTAGGCTAAATAATTATTATACACCTTAGTCAAACAGACCGAAACCCATGTCATCATCGGATTCTTCCTtggcttcttcttccttcttttcttcagcaGCTTCTGCACcttcagcagcagcagcaccaccagcgGCAGCggcaccaccagcagcagctgGACCAACGCTGAAGTTGACcaacaattctttcaagtCTTGACCTTCCAAAGCCTTGCTGTAGATGTCACCCCAGATAGCTTCAACTGGGACGTTAGCAGCGCTAGTCAAAGTCAACAACTTGTCAGAAGAGATTTCGACTTCAGAGTCGGCAAGGATCAAAGCAGCGTAGGACAAAGCAGTTTCAACAGACATGGTCAATTAATTAGTTTCAGCTCTCAAGTAAAGATAATCGATTTAAGCTTTGGAAAGCAGACTATTCTTTTGAGAATCTGAGAGTGATGTCTTGAGATGAGATGTAAAGTTACATCAGGTAGTTCTTTTTTCATCAGAACgctctttgaaaaattttgaaaaaggtgaaaagagTGCGTGGTCATAATATACGAAGACACAAGCAGTCCGAAGCGACCCGGTATACTCGGACATATGTTTTTGTCCGGAGTACACCGGACCCATTCGGACACTTAAAGGGAGGGGGAGAGTCCGAGGCGAGCTTTATCTGATCTACACTTACCTCCCCATTAGCGGTTAGAGAACAGAGGGCAGAAACTCAATGATCTAACCTTTACATGGGAATAAACGCCCTCTTATTTTGAGCCTATACAAAAGTGTTGGAATTCGTAAgcaaagaaaacaaaaaatgTTTGCGTATCGCCGAACCAGCGAAACGATGCAACTAAGTAATTTATACAGTATTTTGTGTTCTCTAAGGTAAAAAAATTCACTCTGTATTGGGACCGTATATTCCtgctctttttttttttttttccgtattttttccttttctccTTGAAGGTTCTCTTGGCATATCTCATGATGATCATCTATGTCTTTGAGAACTTTTCctctcttcttcgtcaACTAAACTTAACCGAATGGCTTGTTCGACCATTTGGTTCTCTAGTTCAGCCATTGGATTTGGAACGAGACGTTGTGAACGTGCAGTTGTTGGAGTCGGTCCAGAATCTGTATTTGAATCCCTCCTTGAAGGATGATCAGGGTCAACCAATTGATTACTCACATGAATAGCGGTAGCATTTGCTGAACGTCTTGCTAATCTTAGTCTTTCTTTATCTAATTTGGCCTTCCAATCAGGTCTAATCATATCTGAAGTAACAACTTCAGGATCTTCTGGTGATTTTGAAGGTGTTCGTGGACCTTCTTCTGAGTCAGAGCCATCATTAAcattaatttcatcatcacgTGGCGCCTTATAAGAACCAGGTGGCATGCCACCAATACCGGTCTTACGGTTGGTAGGCGGTTGGTAGGTAATACCGAAGTTTGGTGTTGCGCAATACGCACAACTTGCAGGCTCACTGATTAAAAGATTGGGATCtttctcatcatcactaGTAACAGGTTTTGTAGGATCCACTTCTTCATGGGGAAAATGCGGATCTCCCCTtttaatttgaacaaaaCATTCCGTACAGATAGGTTGAAGACAACATCTCGAATAGTTTAATGGTTCAGGATAGTACAAGAAACAAATCGGACACTCAATACCCTTTTTGTAAATGGTATGGTTAAGATCAGGACTAGGTAGAGCTAGATTACGTTTTGAAGGATTTGGTTCTCGTTTAGACTCTAATTTTTGTTCCAAAAAAGCCACATTTTCCTGTTCCTGCCACATTATTCGTTTACGATGTAACCTTGCcttaaaaattttagatCTCTGCTTTCGTTGTTCTTTCTTGGATAGTGATTTATCgatcaattcatcaaaattttgtcTCTTAAGGTTCCCAATAGgaatatcttcaaattcttcaggGTTTTCATTAACAGCTGCATGCAAAGGTAACCCAtctacaattttaattAATTCATCTCTTGTCCATgattcatcaaaatcttgtaatGGAATATAAAATGGTGCTAATTTTCTAGCAGTAATCAAAGATCTTACAAGGGAAGGATCATAatccaatttctcaaaCGTATAACACCCATGCGGCGCTAAATATCCACCATCTACACTTTCGTCGTACCTCACCACTAGCTGTTTCGCAAACGATTCTTTTATTAaatctctttctcttgttgattttttcttataCATCAACTGGGATCCTGTGGAGTTGGCCCTTGACCTTACATTGTTGGACAATCCCATAGACACTCCTCTTCGTCTCTCAGCAATATTATTCGGTCTCATGGTACCTGATCCAACACTTGTAGACCTCCCCTTGAATGCATTCTCATTTTCATCTAACTTGGCAAATGTATTACCCATGCCCCTTCTTGAATAGATTCAAATTAATATGTGGTTTAGCCTATCCTAAACGGCTCTTTGGACTATATAGTTGACAATTTGATGTTCTTATACTCCCTAACTTTTCGAACCCCCCTTTCCTTTTCTTACTCATTATAAGGCGCTACGTCGAAAATGATATTAATAAGGTGAAGAAGTAATAGAAATAAACTCTCGGCggcattttttttttttttgtaaacTAAGTTTCGTCAGTTCTCCTAGTATTTCTTTAGCATAATAGATTTACTCtttggaatattttttcaatacaTATCAATAcatgtatatatataggTATGTGTGTCCGTGTGTACCATATGGTACTCACCTCAATCCTTCGTCTTGTAGAGTCTTTGTGAGATCTTTGACGGTTTGTTCCAATTTAGAGCATAGTAGTTCGACTTCTTGTTCACTAATGATGAATGCAGGTCCTAAAACGACGATATCCCAATGCTCACCCTTAGTGTTACCACCGGTAAGACCCATAACGTTAGCACCATTGTTAAGAGCTAAATCTGCAAAACGAGAACCAATGTGCAAAGATTGATCAAATGGCTCCTTTGTAGATTTATTTTTGACTAATTCTATAGTCCAAAATCCACCCAATCCACGTACATCACCAACGATGTTGCTAGAATCAGATAAGAGTGCCTTTTGCAATTTTGCACCCATGAGATTGCCCATTTTGAAGACGTTGGAAGTTAGACCTTGTGCAAAGATCTTTTGCTGAATTTGTAGAGCAACTCTACAGTTGAACTCATGGGAGTGGTAAGTTTGagcaccaacaacaacaccTGAACCCTTTTCAAAGGCATCATAAATCTTTGGGCCCACTAAAACACCTGCAATAGTGACATAACCGGAACCCAAAGTTTTACCAACAGTTTGAATGTCAGGAGCATCTTCTGGAGCAAGGAAATTCTCCCAGCAACATAGTTTACCGTCATTGATACGACCAGTACCACACATGACTTCATCTACCATAAAGATCAAATCGTATTTGTTACAGATATCACGAATACCCTTCAAATAGTTCTTTGGTGGAACTGGAGTTCCAATAGAACTACCTGACATAGTCTCCACACAAACCACGGACACAGTGTTTGGATCATTTTCGATGATCATCTTCTCTAGAGAATCCAATAATCTTTGAGCGTACTGTTCAACAGTTTCACCCTCTCTCATTCTTCTATATGGATAGAACATAGGCATCTTTAGACAGACATTCTCTTGATCAATCATGATGTCCTTGAAGGGAATACCACGAGGGCCATCACCGATAGACATAGCACCCAATGTAAATCCATGATAGGCACCTTCTCTTGATATGATCTTTAGTTTTTCTGGTCTACCCCTTTCTAATTGGTATTGTCTGACAATCTTAAGGGCATTTTCATTGGATTCACTACCACTGCAAGTCCATAGGCACGATCTAAAGACACCTTTAGGAGTCTTATCGATGTAAAATCTagccaattcttctgcaGCTTCA contains:
- the RPS16B gene encoding 40S ribosomal protein uS9 (highly similar to uniprot|P40213 Saccharomyces cerevisiae YMR143w RPS16A or uniprot|P40213 Saccharomyces cerevisiae YDL083c RPS16B), translated to MSAVPSVQTFGKKKSATAVAHVKAGKGLIKVNGSPITLVEPEILRFKVYEPLLLVGLDKFANVDIRVRISGGGHVSQVYAIRQAIAKGLVAYHQKYVDEQSKNELKKAFTSYDRTLLIADSRRPEPKKFGGKGARSRFQKSYR
- the RPL13B gene encoding 60S ribosomal protein eL13 (highly similar to uniprot|Q12690 Saccharomyces cerevisiae YDL082w RPL13A ribosomal protein or uniprot|P40212 Saccharomyces cerevisiae YMR142c RPL13B), which produces MAVHHNQPILNPHFRKHWQERVKVHFDQAGKKASRRDTRIAKAAQIAPRPLDLLRPVVRAPTVKYNRKVRAGRGFTFQEVKAAGLTPTYARTVGIAVDHRRVNRNQEIFDANVQRLKEYQSKLIVFPRNGKAPEANQVLSTAATFPIVQPATDVEARAVEDDGKSAFRTLRLARSDKKFKGIREKRAKEKAEAEAEKKK
- the RPP1A gene encoding ribosomal protein P1 (highly similar to uniprot|P05318 Saccharomyces cerevisiae YDL081C RPP1A Ribosomal protein P1 alpha a component of the ribosomal stalk which is involved in the interaction between translational elongation factors and the ribosome accumulation of P1 in the cytoplasm is regulated by phosphorylation and interaction with the P2 stalk component); the protein is MSVETALSYAALILADSEVEISSDKLLTLTSAANVPVEAIWGDIYSKALEGQDLKELLVNFSVGPAAAGGAAAAGGAAAAEGAEAAEEKKEEEAKEESDDDMGFGLFD
- the SIP5 gene encoding Sip5p (similar to uniprot|P40210 Saccharomyces cerevisiae YMR140W SIP5 Sip5p facilitates the interaction between the Glc7p phosphatase and the Snf1p kinase), whose amino-acid sequence is MGNTFAKLDENENAFKGRSTSVGSGTMRPNNIAERRRGVSMGLSNNVRSRANSTGSQLMYKKKSTRERDLIKESFAKQLVVRYDESVDGGYLAPHGCYTFEKLDYDPSLVRSLITARKLAPFYIPLQDFDESWTRDELIKIVDGLPLHAAVNENPEEFEDIPIGNLKRQNFDELIDKSLSKKEQRKQRSKIFKARLHRKRIMWQEQENVAFLEQKLESKREPNPSKRNLALPSPDLNHTIYKKGIECPICFLYYPEPLNYSRCCLQPICTECFVQIKRGDPHFPHEEVDPTKPVTSDDEKDPNLLISEPASCAYCATPNFGITYQPPTNRKTGIGGMPPGSYKAPRDDEINVNDGSDSEEGPRTPSKSPEDPEVVTSDMIRPDWKAKLDKERLRLARRSANATAIHVSNQLVDPDHPSRRDSNTDSGPTPTTARSQRLVPNPMAELENQMVEQAIRLSLVDEEERKSSQRHR
- a CDS encoding uncharacterized protein (weakly similar to uniprot|P18544 Saccharomyces cerevisiae YOL140W ARG8 Acetylornithine aminotransferase catalyzes the fourth step in the biosynthesis of the arginine precursor ornithine), with the translated sequence MTSHVFHSSIAKPKAIAKDGKGVFMTIEKNGKEHKQVLDAITGAAVGSLGWGDPDVHKIMADAALHHTYSFPGYIVNEAAEELARFYIDKTPKGVFRSCLWTCSGSESNENALKIVRQYQLERGRPEKLKIISREGAYHGFTLGAMSIGDGPRGIPFKDIMIDQENVCLKMPMFYPYRRMREGETVEQYAQRLLDSLEKMIIENDPNTVSVVCVETMSGSSIGTPVPPKNYLKGIRDICNKYDLIFMVDEVMCGTGRINDGKLCCWENFLAPEDAPDIQTVGKTLGSGYVTIAGVLVGPKIYDAFEKGSGVVVGAQTYHSHEFNCRVALQIQQKIFAQGLTSNVFKMGNLMGAKLQKALLSDSSNIVGDVRGLGGFWTIELVKNKSTKEPFDQSLHIGSRFADLALNNGANVMGLTGGNTKGEHWDIVVLGPAFIISEQEVELLCSKLEQTVKDLTKTLQDEGLR